A genomic region of Streptomyces sp. NBC_00247 contains the following coding sequences:
- a CDS encoding glycosyltransferase family 9 protein codes for MSADGAGTRRIHFVDFTGLGSAALAVPVLRAMETADPSVRYTYPANPLLSDPRIRRASGLRGLVELTEPVWRRFDRSDWAALAEHLESHRVTDVVNFRNPDLTEDGRYTDFRAWFEQSFRPLRWHDLYGMADLASRHVQSRMTGLLTGAGIGYGPLRPQWLAVARDWAAPGPPRRADVPRIGLFCSASVPSKRWPHGYWRTLTTLLAQRSDAEFEVFCGTSRDERDAAQAFLENLPEVIGDPGRVRLVRPGTVGELAGRLAGLSVLVANDTGVAHLAAACAVPTVSLFLSTDAKVWGPVSPSAVTLQSGTGVRCPAQRPSQGNCSRHYGDCDAPCQWDLKPADVARSTLAALGEVRPWVPARAKELM; via the coding sequence TTGTCGGCTGACGGGGCGGGCACGCGGCGCATCCACTTCGTCGACTTCACGGGCCTGGGCAGCGCCGCTCTCGCGGTACCTGTGCTCCGGGCCATGGAGACGGCGGACCCCTCGGTCCGCTACACCTACCCGGCCAATCCTCTGCTGTCGGATCCGAGGATCCGGCGGGCGAGCGGGCTCCGGGGCCTGGTGGAGCTGACCGAGCCGGTGTGGCGGCGGTTCGACCGGAGCGACTGGGCCGCCCTCGCCGAGCACCTGGAGAGCCACCGCGTCACCGACGTGGTGAACTTCCGCAACCCCGACCTGACGGAGGACGGCAGGTACACCGACTTCCGGGCCTGGTTCGAGCAGTCGTTCCGTCCACTGCGGTGGCACGACCTCTACGGCATGGCCGACCTGGCATCACGCCACGTCCAGAGCAGGATGACGGGCCTGCTGACCGGGGCCGGCATCGGGTACGGGCCGCTGCGGCCGCAGTGGCTCGCGGTGGCCCGGGACTGGGCGGCTCCCGGGCCTCCCCGCCGGGCCGACGTGCCGAGGATCGGCTTGTTCTGCAGCGCCAGCGTGCCGTCCAAGCGCTGGCCGCACGGCTACTGGCGCACGTTGACCACCCTGCTCGCACAGCGGAGTGACGCGGAGTTCGAGGTCTTCTGCGGCACCAGCCGGGACGAGCGGGACGCGGCGCAGGCCTTCCTCGAAAACCTGCCCGAGGTGATCGGCGACCCCGGCCGCGTACGGCTGGTACGGCCCGGAACCGTCGGGGAACTGGCCGGCCGGCTCGCCGGGCTCTCGGTCCTCGTCGCCAACGACACGGGCGTGGCCCACCTCGCGGCGGCCTGCGCGGTTCCCACCGTCTCGCTCTTCCTGTCCACGGACGCGAAGGTCTGGGGGCCGGTCTCGCCGTCGGCGGTCACGCTGCAGAGCGGGACGGGTGTCCGTTGTCCGGCGCAACGCCCCTCCCAGGGCAACTGTTCGCGCCACTACGGCGACTGTGACGCGCCCTGCCAGTGGGATCTCAAGCCGGCCGATGTGGCGCGGTCGACGCTGGCCGCACTCGGCGAGGTGAGGCCGTGGGTACCGGCCCGAGCTAAGGAGTTGATGTGA
- a CDS encoding phytanoyl-CoA dioxygenase family protein, producing MSSTDITSALAEIATSGYVILPGALDKESTTEISAALRRMLREDDETWGADRLVEIRERGALRNLAADGAFGQLLETSPALDIVDKLLGPRAILNCFDALTLFPGQGRYPWDYHTDLMDVTGVDFPAHKIPGVNVLYYVDQVREKNGSTWVVPGSHLSLVEEPDPDTMAPASVPLEVEPGDAVVFDARIWHCAGTNNSDDQRTLIKTLFTSHWYRPQMDFTRAVPASVLSGLDKRAQRYLGVENVPPTTVEELRMRLFHGGVVPSDSPAEG from the coding sequence GTGAGTTCAACAGACATCACATCCGCCTTGGCCGAAATAGCGACGAGCGGTTACGTCATCCTGCCGGGCGCCTTGGACAAGGAATCGACGACGGAGATCAGCGCGGCGCTGCGCCGCATGCTGCGCGAGGACGACGAGACCTGGGGAGCGGACCGGCTGGTCGAGATCAGGGAGCGCGGCGCGCTGCGGAACCTGGCGGCCGACGGCGCCTTCGGCCAGCTGCTGGAGACCTCGCCCGCGCTGGACATCGTGGACAAGCTCCTCGGCCCGCGGGCCATCCTCAACTGCTTCGACGCGCTGACCCTCTTCCCCGGCCAGGGACGGTACCCCTGGGACTACCACACCGACCTGATGGACGTCACCGGCGTCGACTTCCCCGCGCACAAGATTCCCGGCGTCAACGTCCTCTACTACGTCGACCAGGTGCGCGAGAAGAACGGGTCCACCTGGGTCGTTCCCGGCAGTCACCTCAGCCTGGTCGAGGAGCCGGACCCCGACACCATGGCACCCGCCTCGGTCCCGCTGGAGGTCGAGCCCGGCGACGCCGTGGTCTTCGACGCGCGCATCTGGCACTGCGCCGGCACGAACAACTCCGACGATCAGCGCACCCTCATCAAGACCCTGTTCACGAGCCACTGGTACCGGCCGCAGATGGACTTCACCCGGGCTGTCCCCGCCTCGGTCCTCTCCGGCCTGGACAAGCGCGCACAGCGCTACCTCGGAGTCGAGAACGTGCCGCCGACCACGGTGGAGGAGCTGCGCATGCGCCTGTTCCACGGCGGCGTCGTGCCGTCCGACTCCCCTGCGGAGGGCTGA
- a CDS encoding GTP cyclohydrolase II, with translation MIIAATVLETAHGKFRVSTHGVEGSPERCLTMSQGDLSEPGTVIRLHSSCIFGEALLACDCDCGPQLATAMQEVNRRGSGAIVYLYQEGRGAGLDLKIEGMERQRLRGINSYQAYDSLGLPRDLRDYSLAGEALNDLGVAKAVTVMSNNPTKLKALEELGYTIQSQFALSYEVSQRAYDYLLMKQVEGDHSLDFGKINFVG, from the coding sequence GTGATCATTGCGGCAACGGTTCTCGAAACCGCTCACGGGAAGTTCCGAGTCTCCACCCATGGAGTCGAGGGCAGTCCCGAGCGATGTCTGACGATGTCCCAGGGCGATCTGAGTGAGCCCGGCACGGTCATCCGCCTGCACTCCTCGTGCATATTCGGCGAGGCCTTGCTGGCCTGCGACTGTGACTGCGGTCCGCAGTTGGCCACCGCCATGCAGGAGGTCAACCGCCGTGGCAGCGGGGCCATCGTGTACCTCTACCAGGAAGGGCGCGGGGCGGGCCTGGACCTGAAGATCGAGGGGATGGAGCGTCAGCGGCTCCGGGGGATCAACTCCTACCAGGCGTACGACTCCCTCGGGCTGCCCCGGGATCTGCGTGACTACAGTCTCGCGGGCGAGGCGCTCAACGATCTCGGCGTCGCCAAGGCCGTCACGGTGATGTCGAACAACCCCACGAAGCTCAAGGCGCTCGAAGAGCTCGGGTACACGATCCAGTCGCAGTTCGCGCTGAGCTACGAGGTGAGTCAGCGCGCGTACGACTATCTGCTCATGAAGCAGGTGGAAGGAGACCACAGCCTCGATTTCGGCAAGATCAACTTTGTCGGCTGA
- a CDS encoding radical SAM/SPASM domain-containing protein, with protein sequence MTYVFPFWSYRRVDDTAVLKNHITGAQSVTGWDSVEALQALYESPSATTAVPRVAEELEIAFADRAASDTFLSGHASRQVDRLPKIEQIELTNRCPYTCTMCPRTLEMERDLGDMSLELFDSVMSQISGHTSFLALHHFGESLLHRGLPDAIRIAQSHNIKTGLSCNPPSLLPKRAEAILAAGISNLVLSLDSLDPEVYKSIRGRAARLDVADRNLRELVRMRDEHGYNTTMTLQMINMRANQAEADAFLAYCADVGVDRGVVIRLERWDFDDETVAELGEHTSPGYTAPCTRPWKSVAVLWDGRVVPCCHDYDGELVLGDLRKETLEEIWDKPAARAFRERNEEAAICAKCAFGQSFREARRQREGFHTFHRETSDDSSYRWEWFNPRTLGDRDTRRWYDGFDVLTESAV encoded by the coding sequence ATGACCTACGTCTTTCCGTTCTGGAGCTACCGCCGGGTCGACGACACGGCGGTACTGAAGAACCACATCACCGGGGCGCAGAGCGTCACCGGGTGGGACTCCGTCGAGGCCCTTCAGGCGCTCTACGAGTCGCCGTCGGCGACCACCGCCGTCCCCCGGGTGGCCGAGGAGCTGGAGATCGCCTTCGCGGACCGGGCCGCCTCGGACACCTTCCTCAGCGGACACGCGTCACGCCAGGTGGACCGCCTCCCGAAGATCGAGCAGATCGAACTCACCAATCGCTGCCCGTACACCTGCACGATGTGTCCCCGGACGCTGGAGATGGAACGCGACCTGGGCGACATGAGCCTGGAACTCTTCGATTCGGTGATGTCGCAGATCAGCGGGCACACGAGCTTCCTGGCGCTGCACCACTTCGGTGAGTCACTGCTGCACCGGGGGCTCCCGGACGCGATCAGGATCGCGCAGAGCCACAACATCAAGACGGGCCTGTCCTGCAATCCCCCGAGCCTGCTGCCCAAGCGCGCGGAAGCCATCCTGGCCGCCGGCATCTCCAACCTGGTCCTGTCCCTGGACTCCCTGGACCCGGAGGTGTACAAGTCGATCCGCGGTCGGGCAGCCCGCCTGGACGTCGCCGACCGCAACCTGCGCGAACTGGTGCGGATGCGCGACGAGCACGGCTACAACACGACCATGACGCTCCAGATGATCAACATGCGCGCCAACCAGGCCGAGGCGGACGCCTTCCTCGCCTACTGCGCCGACGTGGGCGTCGACCGCGGGGTCGTGATCCGCCTGGAGCGCTGGGACTTCGACGACGAGACGGTCGCCGAACTGGGGGAGCACACCTCGCCCGGCTACACCGCCCCGTGCACCCGGCCGTGGAAGTCGGTGGCGGTGCTCTGGGACGGCCGAGTCGTTCCGTGCTGCCACGACTACGACGGTGAACTCGTCCTCGGCGATCTCCGGAAGGAGACGCTGGAGGAGATCTGGGACAAGCCGGCGGCACGCGCCTTCCGCGAGCGGAACGAGGAGGCGGCCATCTGCGCCAAGTGCGCCTTCGGCCAGAGCTTCCGGGAAGCACGCAGGCAGCGCGAGGGCTTCCACACCTTCCACCGTGAGACCTCGGACGACAGCTCGTACCGCTGGGAGTGGTTCAACCCCCGCACGCTGGGCGACCGCGACACCCGTCGCTGGTACGACGGTTTCGACGTACTGACCGAATCGGCCGTCTGA
- a CDS encoding sugar phosphate isomerase/epimerase family protein, giving the protein MSVPLTVAGPELFGTGPLLGNLRRLDTLRELGFESLELWCPWQIDEGNVDEVHAALSAVGMSVTCVSSPSYLHGEPTGEGRRLVEASIRIARRLGATRVNTYFGHGGDGVDRTAAATYAGLVAPLLEQAEAAGVTIVMENEFDAFGHDPEHFDISRRAASLQYLATLIDHPRFRLNFDAANFACAGEDVTKAAALLAPYVGYVHVKDVVTVPPGHDGGAVGWNTYTDGELSYRTVPLGTGEVPWTEVLKLLGEARYEGPFTLEPHCAADSLPGQLAHAQAFLSRITS; this is encoded by the coding sequence ATGTCCGTGCCTCTGACGGTGGCAGGGCCGGAGCTGTTCGGTACCGGGCCGCTGCTGGGCAACCTGCGGCGGCTCGACACACTGCGCGAACTGGGCTTCGAGTCCCTGGAGCTGTGGTGCCCCTGGCAGATCGACGAGGGGAACGTCGACGAGGTGCACGCCGCTCTGAGCGCGGTCGGCATGTCGGTGACCTGCGTGTCGTCGCCGAGTTATCTGCACGGCGAACCCACGGGCGAGGGGCGCCGGCTGGTCGAGGCGAGCATCAGGATCGCCCGGCGGCTGGGTGCGACGCGCGTGAACACCTACTTCGGCCACGGGGGTGACGGCGTGGACAGGACCGCGGCGGCGACGTACGCCGGACTGGTGGCTCCGCTGCTGGAACAGGCCGAGGCGGCGGGCGTGACGATCGTCATGGAGAACGAGTTCGACGCCTTCGGCCACGATCCCGAACACTTCGACATATCGCGCCGTGCCGCTTCCCTCCAGTACCTGGCCACCCTCATCGACCACCCGCGGTTCCGCCTCAACTTCGACGCGGCCAACTTCGCCTGCGCGGGCGAGGACGTGACGAAGGCGGCAGCCCTGCTCGCACCGTACGTGGGGTACGTACACGTCAAGGACGTCGTCACGGTCCCGCCGGGGCACGACGGCGGAGCGGTCGGCTGGAACACCTACACCGATGGCGAGCTCAGCTATCGGACGGTGCCCCTCGGTACCGGCGAGGTTCCCTGGACCGAGGTCCTCAAGCTGCTCGGCGAGGCGCGTTACGAAGGCCCCTTCACCCTGGAGCCGCATTGCGCCGCCGACTCCCTTCCCGGGCAACTGGCCCATGCGCAGGCCTTCCTGTCCCGGATCACGTCATGA